In Thermothelomyces thermophilus ATCC 42464 chromosome 4, complete sequence, a single genomic region encodes these proteins:
- a CDS encoding fumarate reductase/succinate dehydrogenase flavo protein-like protein, with protein MASNTDKKPVIIVGAGLAGLVAAFELTQQNVPTIIVDQENAANLGGQAFWSLGGLFCVNSSEQRRMGIKDSRELAMRDWFGSARFDRDKEDYWPRKWAEAFVNFATDEMESYVKARGIGFLMNVGWAERGDGRADGHGNSVPRFHITWGTGPEVVRVFAEPVKAAEKKGLVEFRHRHMVDEIIVDEKTGRAVGVRGRVLEPDDSPRGVKSSRNVVGDFEIYGSAVLVSSGGIGGNVEKVKACWPVERLGPKVPENFVIGVPAHVDGRMIDIAEAAGANVINRDRMWHYTEGLQNWDPIWPDHGIRVLPAPSSLWLDATGKRLPPFLYPGSDTLATLKYICSTGYDYTWFITDQTIVAREFALSGSEQNPDLTNKSIWQLLTQRVFGSQGTVPVQKFVKHGVDFVVRDNLEDLVKGMNELVSTVPGAPQLDYAQVVEVVKARDGQFENTYSKDAQAMLIHNARTYWPDKRSRVAVPHRLLDVKNHGPLIAVRMNLLTRKTLGGIETNLDSNVMRPDGTAFPGLYAAGEAAGFGGGGVHGYSSLEGTFLGGCIFSGRAAGRAMAREFLGEGAKGTE; from the coding sequence ATGGCATCCAACACCGACAAGAAGCCCGTCATCATCGTAGGCGCGGGGCTCGCAGGCCTCGTCGCCGCATTCGAGCTCACCCAGCAGAACGTGCCCACCATCATCGTCGACCAGGAAAATGCTGCCAATCTGGGCGGCCAGGCGTTCTGGTCGCTGGGGGGCCTGTTCTGCGTCAATTCGTCCGAGCAGCGCCGCATGGGCATCAAGGACTCGCGCGAGCTGGCGATGCGCGACTGGTTCGGCTCCGCCCGCTTCGACCGCGACAAGGAAGACTACTGGCCGCGCAAGTGGGCCGAGGCGTTCGTCAACTTCGCCACCGACGAGATGGAGAGCTACGTCAAGGCGCGCGGAATAGGGTTCCTGATGAACGTGGGCTGGGCGGAGCGCGGCGACGGGCGGGCGGACGGGCACGGCAACTCGGTACCCCGCTTCCACATCACCTGGGGGACCGGGCCGGAGGTGGTGCGCGTCTTTGCCGAGCCCGTCAAGGCGGCCGAGAAGAAGGGCCTCGTCGAGTTCAGACACCGGCATATGGTGGACGAGATCATCGTCGACGAGAAGACGGGCCGCGCCGTGGGGGTCAGGGGACGGGTGCTGGAGCCAGACGATTCGCCGCGAGGAGTCAAGTCGTCGAGGAATGTCGTGGGTGATTTTGAGATCTACGGCTCTGCCGTGCTGGTCTCCTCGGGCGGCATTGGCGGCAACGTCGAGAAGGTCAAGGCATGCTGGCCCGTTGAGCGCCTCGGACCTAAAGTCCCCGAGAACTTTGTCATCGGTGTGCCGGCACATGTCGACGGCCGCATGATCGACATCGCCGAAGCCGCGGGTGCCAATGTCATCAACCGCGACAGGATGTGGCATTATACCGAGGGGCTCCAGAATTGGGACCCCATCTGGCCCGATCACGGCATCCGCGTCCTGCCCGCACCGTCCTCCCTATGGCTCGACGCCACCGGTAAGCGCCTGCCGCCGTTCCTCTATCCCGGCAGCGACACTCTGGCGACGCTCAAGTACATCTGCAGCACGGGTTACGACTACACGTGGTTCATTACCGACCAGACCATTGTCGCCCGCGAGTTCGCCCTTTCGGGCTCGGAACAGAACCCGGACTTGACCAATAAGTCCATCTGGCAGCTTCTCACCCAGCGCGTCTTCGGTTCCCAAGGCACCGTGCCCGTGCAGAAGTTTGTCAAGCACGGCGTGGACTTTGTCGTGCGCGACAATCTCGAGGACCTCGTCAAGGGCATGAACGAGCTGGTCTCCACGGTGCCCGGCGCCCCGCAGCTCGACTACGCCCaggtcgtcgaggtcgtcaAGGCGCGGGACGGGCAGTTTGAGAACACGTACTCCAAAGACGCCCAGGCGATGCTGATCCACAACGCGCGGACCTACTGGCCCGACAAGCGGAGCCGCGTCGCGGTGCCGCACCGGCTATTGGACGTCAAGAACCACGGCCCACTGATCGCGGTGAGGATGAACCTGCTGACGCGGAAGACGCTCGGCGGGATCGAGACGAACCTGGACAGCAACGTGATGCGCCCCGACGGGACGGCGTTTCCGGGGTTATATGCCGCGGGCGAAGCGGCCGgattcggcggcggcggcgtacACGGGTACAGCTCACTCGAGGGTACGTTCCTCGGAGGGTGCATCTTCTCGGGGCGCGCGGCGGGGCGGGCTATGGCAAGGGAGTTTTTGGGCGAGGGGGCCAAGGGGACAGAATGA
- a CDS encoding glycoside hydrolase family 51 protein (CAZy_ID 267815), translating to MATFTRIEDGESPSITIHPSHKIAKISDNIYGGFTEHMGRCIYGGIYDPGNPLSDENGFRKDVIEALKELRVPVVRYPGGNFVATYNWLDGVGPKEKRPKRPELAWIGVETNEFGTDEFMKWCEVVGAEPYLCLNMGTGTLSDALAWLEYCNSDRDTYYANLRRKNGREKPYNVKYWALGNECWGPWQVEQMTKEDYAKKAYQWAKALKLLDPSITLILCGETGYSSWDHHVLKECVRWDVHGLGDQNQTKSLIDMHSIHVYTADREHLPNATAPRSAERAIQMASALIDLARIENEVPATVPKQKICFDEWNVWDPVRAPGEQGAEERYTLSDALAVAVWLNAFVRQARDLGMANIAQSVNVISPLMTTRDGLVKQTIWWPLLLFSRYMRGHTLALHVRGPEYTGRTRPAWIRAAIETPYLDCSAALGDDGFVNLAVANLHEQNDYPVDLDGLRIAHGDRVAVFLVTGDHVGVANTADEQKVGIAESSWDGKGKFTFVKHSFTLLRWKPAE from the exons ATGGCCACATTCACAAGGATCGAGGACGGCGAAAGCCCCTCCATTACCATCCATCCCTCGCACAAGATTGCCAAAATCAGCGACAACATCTATGGCGGCTTCACAGA ACACATGGGGAGGTGCATCTACGGTGGCATCTACGACCCCGGCAACCCGCTCTCGGACGAGAACGGCTTCCgcaaggacgtcatcgaggCCCTTAAGGAGCTGAGAGTGCCCGTGGTCCGATATCCCGGCGGTAACTTTGTTGCCACGTACAACTGGCTGGACGGCGTTGGCCCGAAGGAGAAGCGGCCAAAGAG GCCAGAATTGGCGTGGATCGGCGTCGAGACCAACGAGTTCGGAACAGACGAGTTCATGAAATGGTGTGAAGTGGTCGGGGCCGAGCCGTACCTCTGCCTCAACATGGGCACTGGCACCCTGTCTGATG CTCTCGCCTGGCTCGAGTACTGCAACTCGGACCGCGACACATACTACGCCAACCTGCGGCGTAAGAACGGCCGTGAGAAGCCATACAAT GTCAAATACTGGGCGCTCGGGAACGAGTGCTGGGGCCCGTGGCAGGTTGAGCAGATGACCAAGGAGGACTACGCAAAGAAGGCGTACCAGTGGGCCAAGGCGCTCAAGTTGCTGGACCCGAGCATCACGCTGATCCTGTGCGGCGAGACGGGCTACTCGTCCTGGGACCACCACGTGCTCAAGGAGTGCGTCCGCTGGGACGTCCACGGGCTCGGGGACCAGAACCAGACCAAGTCGCTCATCGACATGCACAGCATCCACGTCTACACGGCCGACCGGGAGCACCTCCCCAACGCGACGGCGCCCCGCAGCGCCGAGCGCGCCATCCAGATGGCCTCGGCCCTGATCGACCTGGCCCGGATCGAGAACGAGGTGCCGGCGACGGTTCCCAAGCAAAAGATCTGCTTCGACGAGTGGAACGTCTGGGACCCCGTCCGCGCCCCCGGCGAGCAGGGGGCCGAGGAGCGCTATACCCTCTCGGACGCCCTGGCCGTCGCCGTCTGGCTCAACGCCTTCGTCCGCCAGGCCCGCGACCTCGGCATGGCCAACATCGCCCAGTCCGTCAACGTCATCTCGCCCCTCATGACCACCCGCGACGGCCTCGTCAAGCAGACCATCTGGTGGCCCCTGCTGCTCTTCAGCCGCTACATGCGCGGCCACACCCTCGCCCTCCACGTCCGCGGCCCCGAGTACACCGGCCGGACCCGGCCGGCCTGGATCCGCGCCGCCATCGAGACCCCTTACCTGGACTGCAGCGCCGCCCTGGGCGACGACGGCTTCGTCAACCTCGCCGTCGCCAACCTGCACGAGCAGAACGACTACCCCGTCGACCTCGACGGCCTCCGCATCGCCCACGGCGACCGCGTCGCCGTCTTCCTCGTCACCGGCGACCACGTCGGCGTCGCCAACACGGCCGACGAGCAAAAGGTCGGTATCGCCGAGAGCTCCTGGGACGGCAAGGGCAAGTTCACCTTCGTCAAGCACTCCTTCACCCTGCTGAGGTGGAAGCCGGCCGAGTAA
- a CDS encoding sugar transporter-like protein: protein MKLPTIYNVQLVAIIATLGGMLFGFDISSMSAIVVTDQYIEYFNNPTGVIQGAIGSALAAGSVVGSAVAGPLSDWMGRRDSIMFACLFWLVGTAVQVATQNVGQLIAGRVLNGFTVGITSSQVPVYLAEIAKAEKRGSIVIIQQLAVEFGILIMYFIGYGCASIEGTGSFRTAWGTQFIPCVFLMLGLPFLPRSPRWLAKVGRDKEAIETLANIQADGNTQDSRVIAEWEEIQTVMQAEREAGRGWRKFLLNGMWKRTLAGMSVQAWQQLAGANVIVYYLTYIAQMAGLTGDVAMVTSGIQYAVFIVFTGIMWLFIDKTGRRTLLIWGALGMGFCHFVVGGVMGAHSTYHPEGVGNPPNGNIVIAVNKGAPANTVITFSYLLIVVYALTLAPVCWIYAAEVWSLGTRATGMSLAAMSNWVFNFALGMFTPPGFVNITWKLFIIFGVLCVTAAAWFFLLCPETCGKTLEEIELLFSGPDAPHPWNTRKGDSRLAAEIAAVEARRREKTEAGEVEAVPSVGEQEKV, encoded by the exons ATGAAGCTGCCCACGATTTACAATGTCCAGCTCGTGGCCATCATCGCGACCCTCGGTGGCATGCT GTTCGGGTTCGACATTTCTTCCATGTCGGCCATCGTCGTGACCGACCAGTACATTGAGTACTTCAACAACCCTACCGGGGTTATCCAAGGCGCCATCGGGTCGGCTCTCGCGGCCGGCTCGGTCGTCGGTTCTGCCGTGGCAGGTCCGCTGTCCGACTGGATGGGCCGGCGCGACTCCATCATGTTTGCCTGCTTGTTCTGGCTCGTCGGGACGGCGGTCCAGGTGGCGACCCAGAACGTCGGCCAGCTCATCGCCGGCCGCGTGCTCAACGGCTTCACCGTCGGCATCACGTCGTCCCAGGTGCCCGTCTACCTGGCCGAGATCGCCAAGGCCGAGAAGCGCGGCtccatcgtcatcatccaGCAGCTGGCCGTCGAGTTCGGCATCCTCATCATGTACTTCATCGGCTACGGCTGCGCCTCCATCGAGGGCACCGGCTCCTTCCGCACCGCCTGGGGCACCCAGTTCATCCCCTGCGTCTTCCTCATGCTCGgcctccccttcctcccgCGCTCGCCCCGATGGCTCGCCAAGGTCGGCCGCGACAAGGAGGCCATCGAGACCCTCGCCAACATCCAGGCCGACGGCAACACCCAGGACTCCCGCGTCATTGCCGAGTGGGAGGAGATCCAGACCGTCATGCAGGCCGAGCGCGAGGCCGGCCGCGGCTGGAGGAAGTTCTTGCTCAACGGCATGTGGAAGCGTACCCTGGCCGGCATGTCGGTCCAGGCGTGGCAG CAACTGGCTGGCGCCAACGTGATCGTTTACTACCTGACTTACATCGCTCAGATGGCTGGTCTGACCGGCGACGTCGCCATGGTTACGTCGGGTATCCAATATGCCGTCTTCATCGTCTTCACCGGCATCATGTG GCTCTTCATCGACAAGACCGGCCGCCGCACGCTGCTCATCTGGGGCGCCCTCGGCATGGGCTTCTGCCacttcgtcgtcggcggcgtcaTGGGCGCGCACTCGACCTACCACCCCGAGGGCGTGGGCAACCCGCCCAACGGCAACATCGTCATCGCCGTCAACAAGGGCGCGCCGGCCAACACGGTCATCACCTTCTCGTACCTGCTCATCGTCGTCTACGCGCTGACGCTGGCCCCGGTCTGCTGGATCTACGCGGCCGAGGTCTGGTCGCTGGGCACGCGGGCGACGGGCATGTCCCTGGCGGCCATGAGCAACTGGGTCTTCAACTTCGCCCTCGGCATGTTCACCCCGCCGGGCTTCGTCAACATCACCTGGAAGCTCTTCATCATCTTCGGCGTCCTCTGcgtcaccgccgccgcctggtTCTTCCTGCTCTGCCCGGAGACGTGCGGCAAGACGCTCGAGGAGATCGAGCTCCTCTTCTCCGGCCCGGACGCCCCGCACCCCTGGAACACCAGGAAGGGCGACTcccgcctcgccgccgagatcgccgccgtcgaggccCGCCGGCGCGAGAAGACCGAGGCCGGCGAGGTGGAGGCCGTGCCCTCCGTCGGcgagcaggagaaggtttaA